The following coding sequences are from one Ornithodoros turicata isolate Travis chromosome 1, ASM3712646v1, whole genome shotgun sequence window:
- the LOC135395178 gene encoding uncharacterized protein LOC135395178, whose translation MKVVALSAFLVCASAGGAGLGYGASFDGKSGYGTGLGFGAGLAGTGGYGAGVGYGVGVGSKGGYGYGTGLGTGLGHNVGLAYGGDFSSKGGYGAGLGAGLGYGAGLAGKGGYGGSLGYSSGFGSKGGYGFGSGLGAGLGYGLGGLGHGAGLAGKGGYGGGLGFGGKGGHGYGTGLGTGLGYGAGLAGKGGYAGGLGFGGKGGYGYGAGLSAGIGYGAGQAGKGGYGGGLGSGSGFGSKGGYGFGGGLGAGLDLGARLGAGLGSAAGVGFGGGLGGGAGLGLTAGLGASVGIGGGRTLAGGGVASAPRLVGVGPAVAEPVVTVSVLRQPVVKQHHVTRQVVNYVRAPVTTVSHNVRPVVLNHAASVGGAGLGAAAGFGAGGGFGAGAGLGAGVGLGAGARAGGYGGGYGLAGGYGAAGGLHGGYGSKGGYRKGTY comes from the exons ATGAAG GTTGTTGCACTTAGTGCTTTTCTGGTATGCGCTTCCGCTGGCGGTGCCGGCCTTGGCTATGGAGCAAGTTTCGACGGTAAAAGTGGCTACGGCACAGGCCTTGGGTTCGGAGCAGGACTCGCCGGTACAGGAGGTTATGGAGCCGGTGTTGGCTACGGTGTTGGCGTCGGAAGTAAAGGTGGATATGGATATGGAACCGGGCTAGGCACTGGTCTTGGACATAATGTAGGACTTGCCTACGGTGGTGACTTTAGCAGTAAGGGGGGATATGGAGCTGGTCTGGGGGCTGGACTGGGTTACGGTGCAGGACTCGCAGGTAAGGGAGGCTACGGAGGAAGTCTTGGCTATAGTTCTGGCTTCGGCAGTAAAGGTGGATATGGATTTGGGTCTGGGCTGGGCGCTGGCCTTGGTTACGGCCTTGGTGGTCTTGGTCACGGTGCAGGACTCGCCGGCAAGGGAGGATACGGAGGAGGTCTTGGCTTCGGCGGGAAAGGTGGACATGGATACGGAACCGGGCTGGGCACTGGCCTTGGTTACGGCGCAGGGCTGGCCGGGAAGGGAGGATACGCAGGAGGCCTTGGCTTCGGCGGTAAAGGTGGATATGGATACGGAGCCGGGTTGAGCGCAGGCATTGGTTACGGTGCAGGACAGGCCGGTAAGGGAGGATATGGAGGAGGTCTTGGCTCTGGTTCTGGCTTCGGCAGTAAAGGTGGATATGGATTTGGAGGCGGGCTGGGTGCAGGACTCGACCTCGGTGCTCGCCTCGGTGCTGGTCTTGGCAGTGCAGCTGGAGTTGGCTTCGGTGGTGGTCTGGGGGGTGGTGCGGGACTTGGCCTCACAGCAGGCCTCGGTGCTTCAGTTGGCATTGGAGGCGGTCGCACTCTCGCTGGAGGTGGAGTAGCCAGTGCTCCCCGTCTCGTGGGTGTAGGCCCAGCTGTTGCTGAACCCGTGGTCACCGTATCGGTTCTGAGGCAGCCAGTTGTGAAGCAACACCACGTCACCCGCCAAGTGGTCAACTATGTCAGGGCACCTGTCACTACCGTCTCTCACAACGTCAGACCCGTCGTCCTCAACCATGCTGCTAGCGTTGGAGGTGCTGGCCTCGGTGCAGCTGCTGGCTTCGGTGCCGGAGGTGGCTTCGGTGCAGGTGCTGGTCTCGGTGCAGGTGTTGGCCTAGGTGCAGGTGCACGAGCTGGTGGCTACGGCGGTGGCTACGGCTTGGCAGGTGGATACGGAGCTGCTGGCGGCCTTCATGGAGGCTATGGATCAAAGGGCGGATACAGAAAGGGGACCTACTGA